The window gaaaataaaatctaaactaTATAGAAATTGACTTcacaaatctaaaaataacacaaacaaCTAATATAAAATCAATCCAATTTGAAAACTTTTCAAGCATTGATCTGTCTTTTCAAGTaagataaagattaaaaaatacctCAATAGAACTCATTTTATTAAAAGGAACTCATTAACATCAAGAGCAACTTTTTCTATCGAAATCTTGGccaaccaataatttttttttttttttgcaactctctttctcttttctttcaaacgaagaaacaaaataaagatttgGTCTAAAATGTTTGATCCTCTAACTTAAAGGGCTAAAgagaaactttgaaaaaaaacccaaagtaAAATTTCGCAAAACATCGGAGGTGCCTTTTATTATCATTGGAGGTCCATGATAATTCTGATGCGCATAGCAACAGTCGGCAAAAGGTTGTGTTGGCAATTACAATCTAACAAAAAGACTAATCCTAGAGGTCAAAATGTTCGAGGTCGCaagaaatagattttttttaattaaaatttcgtACATTTAGCCTCTCTCAAATTGATTTCTTAAATTcctattatttgttaatttaagtCAAAACGGGTGTCAAATGAAACTACAATCATACACTGGAATTACCATTTAACGAGATGCATGCTCACGTACTGTCGCgggtttatataaaaaaaatatttaataatgttataattatgaatcaacgctagataaataatagaaactaaaggtatgatggagccgATATTTcatgacaaggaaaaaaaattgtgttggtgatcaaaaattagaaactgaacaaaatgatttgtaacaatccacaatgttttgggAGGAAAGATATAGtgttttcgccacatgatttagcttttctattaataaaaagcaaaaaaaattacaaagctaaattctttactaacttaatattaaaaaaaaaccaacaaatataattttggaaggaaaaaaacccatgaggaaaaacattgtagcaattgacagtgttttgtgaggaaaactgcAGTGCttccccaataaaataaaataaaaaaccatttagagaattACTGTAGCAATACATagtgttttgtgaaaaaaactacaacgctttccccagatgatttagctttattgtaattataattcttaaccaacttaatattaaaaaaatggacaaagataattttgaaaaaaataataaaaaaataatatgggaaaacactacaataattcacagtgttttaaaaaaattataaaactaaattattaattagctcaatattaaaaaaatcaaatcgacagAGAcgattttaggaaaaaaatattaaaaaaacacaaaaaagagaggaaaatcatgttgaaaacactgtagcaattcatagtgttttgtgatgaaagctacagtgcttccccacattatttaactttatttgtaatgacttgtaattgtaattttcaacaatattttgtgaggaaagctacagtgctttcctcacatgattaagttttattataaaattaaattctaaccaactcaatattaaaaaaataaaatcgatgaagataatttaaaaaaaaaatattacaaaaaaagaaaacacaaaagaaactggaaaaaaccacgtgaggaaaaactgtaacaatccataatgttttgtgaggaaaaacttgtatttacttataattgcaattcttaaccagcttaatatttaaaaaataaaattgacaaagataattttaggaaaaaacaaaacaaaacagaaaaaaaaaaaaccatatgagaaaaaacactatagcaatccacagtaatttgcaaggaaagttatagtgctttcctcacatattgtaactgtaattttttaatcagctcaatattaaaaaataaaataaaaaaatataatttcggagaaaatcataaaaatcaaaaacaaaaaacaactatgcggagaaacactgtagcaatcaataatgttttaaagaaaaaaattacaaaactaaatttaaaaaaaatcgacaaatataattttgaaaaaataaaaaaataaaatagaaaaactatgtggaaaaacaccgtagtaatccacagtattttaaaaaaaaattacaaaataaaatttttaactagctcaatatttaaaaagtaaaatcaacaaagataattttttaaaaaaaaattaaatgaaaaaaaaaggaaagcaattttggaaaaaaagaaaaaaatgaaaaaaagaagagagaaaattggaaaaaaaatgaaaaaatacaaaaaaaaaaaagaaaaaaatactgtgaattaCTATTGTAATTCATAGTAATTTAGGTGTGGAGAAACAGTAATTCCCCCATATCGTTTAGATATTGTTAATTTCAATGTGATGAATTGActgatttgatttgaatgaatataatttttgaaaaggtatattttataatgatatATGATATGAATattgtcaaaattaattaaaaataaactaaaatattttaaatattttttaaatagttatatataaagagcatttgtattatttaatacaatataatatatacaaatatttacataatacacgtgtgtgtgtgtaacatttatgatttcatcatttaatatatatatatatatatatataggtgtttaaaaaaaccgattaaatcgaaaaaacaggaaaaaaaataacctaaaaaatcgCACtgtaaaaaaaaccgattaaaattttgaaaaaactgatcggttcagttcggtttcagttttttaagCCTAGAAtcgaaaaaaccagaaaaaattgagtcaaaccaaaaaaactgagccaaaccagtttgaaccgatttttgttctaaaaaaacaaaccgaaccgaaaccggttgtTTTgcaccggttttggttttttaaaaaaatcggtttggttacttttttttgataaaaaacgaaccgaaccaaaaatgAACACCCCTATATACATACACTTCTAATATATatcttactattttattttatatgaaataatacATAGGTAATAAATACTCAATCTTAAAAGAAACAtgaatatctaattattttttagtagaaaCTCGATTAAAAcgtgttctcaaaaaatttaaaaaaattaaaaattatttttttatatatgttttgaatcgttttgatgcgatgatctcaaaaataattttttaaaaataaaaaaaaaacatcattttaatacatttcagcacgaaaagtactttgaaaaacaGCCACAACCACACTCTCAGACTCGTCACTTTGATTTTATCTGTCTAATATTAATTTTACCCCATGGCCGTTTGTCCAATTTCAAATTGCCCCTAGGTTTATTCCATGATTACCTTGTCTAATTTTCCTAATGCAATATCTCTCTGAACTCTAGCTGTTAATTACTCTCATGCCTGCACCTAGGAGCAATTTGATTAAATCTCATGCCTacctagaaaacaataaaatcatttttgctTGATCGCTGttaatttctctttctttaaaatGGACTCTATGGCTAATCATTATCTGTAGCAGTGCCATATATTTATTGCTTCAAACATATTGCTGGATTAATCATGGATTTGAACATGCACTTTAGTTTGTCCTGAAGATTACAATATGCAGATGACAACCGTGACAAGTCAGTCTACTATTACAGCTAACTGGGTAACTTCTGAGACGTGATCTTATTTCCCTATTGTTTGAGCAAAACCTAGAGGAATTATATCCTGTGCCAAGGAGCGCAGCTCATTGATCTCTTCACTAGTGAGTCTCCAACCAAGCGCACCGGCAAATTCCTCGGCTTGTTGGGCATTTTTGGCCCCTGGGATTGGAAGGACATTTTCTTGTGCAAGCAGCCAGTTCAAGATTACCTATGCAGATCAAAACCTCGCTTAAATTAAAGCGTTCTAATTTGGAGGTGGTCCTGCTTCTTCAGAAAAAAAGCTCAGAAAAAGAATTAGAGAACCAGGATGAACCTGCGTGTTAGTTTTACTGTAGCTCTGTCCTAtttctttgattctttttaGCAGAGGTTGAAGCTGCAGAACGCAAGAATGCTTCAGCTTTATGGATGGGGATTTGATGATCAtagtaaattttataaattttaaagttcttAATTCCTACCTTTGTTAGAAACTCGGGAGTGTAAATCTTGCCTCGAGGACCAGACGGAGGATTTTCTGGTGTGTACTTTCCTGTAAGAACACCTGCATAAATCCCAAAAAGATATCTTATCGCTCCTcactaaaaacaataaacaacgGTGGTTAGatacaatattttctaataaaactgAGATTTAAGTGGCTTCATTGCTCCATTGACTAGAACTTGGAAGGCCAAATAGATATTTTCAACTGTATGAGATATGGGGCACCGAAGTGAAAACCATAGAGCATGAAACAAGCACCAAACGAAGCTAGCTCACCTTGAGCCATAGGGGAATAGGCAATCAAAGTGACCCCAAGTTCGTCACAGGCAGCCTTGACACCGTTTTCCTCAGGCTGCCTGTATATAAGGCTGTAATTTACTTGGTTTGCAGCCAGTGGAACACCTCTTTCCTTGAGCTTCTTGTAAGCATTACGGAGTTTGCCCTCTGAATTTAGGAATTAAAAATATCTCATCACATCTAAAAGTTAAAAGAGGAAAAACCCAAAACTCTTCCATGTCATGTTCAATTAGAAATTGACTGCATGTTGTGTGCTCGTTATCTTTTTTGTAGTTTGAACTGCTGGAATTAGAAAATTACCATCGTAGTTTGAAACACCTACAGCCTTCACTAGTCCCTGCTCAACAGCATCTCCAAGACCGTCAATATACCCTGAAAACGAATTGATTTCATTGAGCTAAGCTTCTTCCGAGTCCAAATAATTAAGATTGAGTTCTATAAGAATTCAATTCTACTGTATCTATATGCACTCAGGAACAGGGTTAGATAAATGCAGTCAGTTGCTCAATGAACAATGGTGCAACAAATGAGCCACCTTCATTTCCCCATATTCCAGGCCTGAAGACCAGCACAAAAAACTTGATCAGCAACATGTCTTGCCAAAGAGCTGCAGactcaaattttaacaaataaccAGGTTAAAAACTGCATACCAGTGTAGCTGGTAGAGCTCTACCGAAGAAAGTCCTAGGCGAGAGAGGGAATCCTTAAGCGCCTTTACAACACTCTGACGTCCCAGCCTCCAAGGCAAAGCTGCAAACTTGGTCGCAACAGCTACCTCCACTTCAGGatctttttgtttcctttgcttgATGAAACTACAACAAACCATTTAAGTCGGATCATAAAAACAATAAGCTGAACACCATTTGCAATGAAAGTTTATAATTAGAACTCAGCAGTGTACCTTCCTAGAAGAGTTTCAGAGTTTACAGCACCATTTAAGAGCTGCAAGTACAATAACGATAACATTTTTAGAtccacaagttttttttttatcagtccAAGGAGAAACAGTAAAACTGAATAACATGGACGCCTCACCCAAGAGCCATAAACTTCAGCCGTATCAAACAAAGTTATACCTCCATCAATACTGACATCAAAAGCCGACTTGGCAGCCTTCGTTTTCGCATCTGCCATTGTTGCAAAGCGGAAGAGAACTCTTAACATTGTTCAGcaagaggaaagaaaaggagaacaaaattgattttgtgaagtTATAAATAAAAGTAGGCGTCATGTATAAGATATCAAACCGGGATCATCAGTTTGAAATCggcaaataaatgaaaacaaagaatttCTTTATGTTTCTATAGCTTGAATGAACACAATGCCATCAATTTGCTAACAAAAACCAGCACAATACTTCCATAATTGTTTCTACAATGACAGAATTTGTTATTAGATATAGTAATCAGTAATTATCTCAAAAAAGTACTGCAATTCTGTCTACAAGccaataaaatacataaatttttaagtACCAGActgaatttcttatttcatctAGTTTGATTTAAAATCTTGATTCATAATAATTACCATCCCACTCGGAGTTGTTCCAGTAGCCGGTGTCACCCCAAGACCAAGCACCAAGTCCAAGCCTTGACACCTTCAAATCAGACGCACCCAACTTCACCTTGTCTTCCTCTGTTTTTGAAACGGAAAAATTCTTAGAAGCAACAACCCTCACACCATGAACTGATCTCCTATTACTTTCAAGATAGAAACATGCACTCGTCACATTCATAGCCGTAGCCATAATTGTGGGTTTTCTCCAATATTCAAGACTCTAGAACTTGAAGTTAATTAGTATTGAAAATTTCAGACCAGGTAAGTACTAGCACAGGTTTAGTAGAAACAAAAAGTCTTGCAGATGTCCGTCGTTACTTGAAAGCAAGCTCGGTAGAAGACAAGCGAAAATTACATGACGTGACTGcactttttgatattttcttggCCTGGCTAATAATTTCGCGGAGGAGAACATCGTAATTTAAACATGGTCATAAATACTTTGTTTATTTCAGGGTTAGAACACGGgttgaaattatatttcttaccaatttttttttttaattttagatttattttatatattaatatcaaaaataattttttaaaaataaaaaattttattttgatataattcgaataaaaaacattttgttatCACATTTCCCAACACtaagtattttgaaaaagatttaaaattattttaattttctcttactttaaataatttttttttgtacatttgTCATCAGGAAATCGTTCCAAATGGTTTGATTGGCTGGTGCTGGATTTTGAAGGAGGGTACCTTATCTGCAGattagtctctctctctctctctctctccttgtgTTCCTAAACTTGGGACTAACCTTTCTCTCACCTTCCCTGTACCTTGCTCCTTTAGCTtagaggaagaaagaaaaacaaattgttgtCCAAAATATTACTAGATTGATATTAGACAAATAATCatatatgtttaatttatatttatacaatatataaaatcatgataaatttataattataataaaaaattatcatacttgcttgtataaaaaattaaaatacatttctaacatgcatattaaaaattatgcatAAGTGAATGAAACTAACTCCTAGCGTGAAttctaaatatatattgaaaatatattcaaataaaaataataaaaatacttgttGAAATATTCAATACATAACTTGTTGGATTTGTATTAATTATAAGtccaaatgataaaaaaaaatacctatgtacttaattcatataaaaacataaagttatcatattttaaataaagtttatttggGGGTGCTTTTATTCTTTACACTTTGATGgctagagaaaagaaaaaaacagtttgAGTTACTTTGAGAATTTAAATGAAAGAGAATTATGTGGGACACTTTGTAATCTTATATTTTCTCATAATATATTTCTCTGATCATCTTGCTTGTGAAGTAGGTCTAAGTTatcaaatcatataaattttgtatgtgTTTGTGCAATTGATTGTACTTgctcttttatatttttctacatgccaattaatttgagattttagGGTTGTTTCCACAATAAACTAGTTTCAGAGCTTGCATGATTGTTAGTTGACTTGCACAAAAAGTAACATTGGTGGTAAAGTTTGATATGGAGAAATTTAATggtaaaataactttaaattttcaGTTGTTTTATCAAATGTCTAGCCATTTCTTAAAACAGTTACGAACTCTAACATTTCAATATTATTGAGGTTAAAAAATGCAACATTTCATTAACCATAACCACGACATTAATTGTCGCAGTTTAGAAACGCGACATGTATCAAATATCTCATTTCTGAATCTCgataatattaaaatgttgtgtttataaaaaataatatcttcaaactATActattttatctataaaaaaaaaccattgtcgtcaaataaataaaaaaaaatcacatcaacaATTATCTTAACCACTTTACTAATTTCACCCGTGAAAGCTTAGCATGTTTGGTGAGTGAACTCACTAGTcatgttatttttcataaattcaatttctaagaacctataataaaataattattttaaatgataaaaatatgaatatggATGACttacttaaaatttaaatgaaaagaaatttatttttgatttgtaaaaaataaattgaaaattttttaccttatatttttacaactatatatatttcttgCTAATCCTTatcataacaagaaaaaaaaaaaagaaatcttaggacatttatataaaaatacgaaataaataaacaaaattatgagtgggaataaaaataaaatagacttCTTCTGCAATGGtacaaaaaatatgaaacacGACCCTGCATCACCAcccgtttttttttgttttttttttctccttccctCTGGCATGACAGGATGTACAGTTTAGGACCCAAAAGCTAGGAGATTGCAGCTACGGCCTACAAGGTCAGTAACCAAAGACGAGGACAGAATTTGGGGACCAGCCATCAATGATCAATAAGAAAATCGGTGACAAATCAAGGCATGAAGAACAACGCCCGAACTCCATGAAAAGGACATCGCACATGAAATCAGAGAAAGGAACGCACAGCTGATATCCACAGCAGATCCCTTAGAAGCATGTTCTCAACAATTGGAAGGTGTTCCTGTATTCTGGGAGATGTTTTAAAGTTCTAGATACCATTTTAACTGGGGTTATaagttcattttatatataaacacctTAATTTTACCCCTAAATATGCGCTAACGTAAATCAACGAGGCCATGTATGTCAAGAAAAACATATCCTAATCGGGAATACTTATATAAAACTTATTAGATAATGTTATGATTtattacaatatattttaagcaTTATAATTTTACATCAATCACGAGTATTATTACACAGGATGCCACGCACTTGAGGTGATAAATCATCTACTCATATTAAGCGTTCACGTTTAAACGATAATCAGGGTGAGTATTATTATGAGTATAAAAAACATGCTTATAATGTTCATATAATAAACACTTCTATTTTGCAATTGCAGGATTGACGTCGATCAGATGATGTATTTGCTGGTattgtaattatatttaattttaatatatatttaattattgtttaatttaattatcattaaatgttatatttttatgtaataataatttaaatagcaAGAACAGACACAACTTGAAATTCGAAACTAGCAAGAAACTCTAATAGAATACCATatagaaatagaaaattttatggtgcttgaaattaatatttacgAG is drawn from Populus nigra chromosome 5, ddPopNigr1.1, whole genome shotgun sequence and contains these coding sequences:
- the LOC133693611 gene encoding uncharacterized oxidoreductase At1g06690, chloroplastic-like, which codes for MATAMNVTSACFYLESNRRSVHGVRVVASKNFSVSKTEEDKVKLGASDLKVSRLGLGAWSWGDTGYWNNSEWDDAKTKAAKSAFDVSIDGGITLFDTAEVYGSWLLNGAVNSETLLGSFIKQRKQKDPEVEVAVATKFAALPWRLGRQSVVKALKDSLSRLGLSSVELYQLHWPGIWGNEGYIDGLGDAVEQGLVKAVGVSNYDEGKLRNAYKKLKERGVPLAANQVNYSLIYRQPEENGVKAACDELGVTLIAYSPMAQGVLTGKYTPENPPSGPRGKIYTPEFLTKLQPLLKRIKEIGQSYSKTNTQVILNWLLAQENVLPIPGAKNAQQAEEFAGALGWRLTSEEINELRSLAQDIIPLGFAQTIGK